One genomic segment of Aliarcobacter cibarius includes these proteins:
- a CDS encoding IS110 family RNA-guided transposase, with protein sequence MYYVGVDIAKDKHYVCILDDAKELACKPFWIYSDILGLRELLKRLAELSLDMNDFIIGIESTGAFSENFYSYITDADYKVILLNSYQTSKYRDFSTLKKIKNDSIDAYVIAELLASGKYKASYISNEDYHNLKVLNRLKKSLDDKIKTIKREITTVVATVNPEIEKVFPNIFTKTAIAIIKSYPTAMDISKATPEKLTKIFRHIKGNSFNLEKAKYLIELAKSSIYTGRANESRALMIKTNIKILELYIQERDEVEEQIQILIDNQLDDDSSNIENLKSIPGVSNKTVTAILGECGDLRRFESAKAFIGFLGLYPTLYQSGKSLSTGTLAKRGIPIAKHALYMAAVSAVRHNNELHKLFRDKVSSGKSKKEALIIIAKKLASIIYSLFKYNQAYNPYRVLIQHKK encoded by the coding sequence ATGTATTATGTTGGAGTTGATATTGCTAAAGACAAACACTATGTTTGTATTTTAGATGATGCAAAAGAGTTAGCTTGCAAACCTTTTTGGATTTATAGTGATATATTAGGATTAAGAGAACTACTCAAACGATTAGCTGAACTATCATTAGATATGAATGACTTTATTATTGGTATAGAATCAACTGGAGCATTTAGTGAAAATTTCTATAGTTATATTACTGATGCAGATTATAAAGTAATACTTTTAAATTCTTATCAAACTTCTAAGTATAGAGATTTCTCTACTCTTAAAAAGATTAAAAATGATTCAATAGATGCTTATGTTATTGCTGAATTACTTGCTAGTGGTAAATACAAAGCTAGTTATATTAGCAATGAAGATTATCACAATTTAAAAGTTTTAAATCGATTAAAAAAATCATTAGATGATAAAATAAAAACTATTAAAAGAGAGATAACAACTGTTGTTGCTACTGTTAATCCAGAGATTGAAAAAGTATTTCCAAATATCTTTACCAAAACTGCAATAGCGATCATTAAATCTTACCCAACCGCAATGGATATTTCAAAAGCTACGCCAGAAAAGCTAACTAAGATTTTTCGACATATCAAAGGTAATAGCTTTAATCTTGAAAAAGCAAAATATCTTATAGAACTTGCTAAATCTTCTATTTATACAGGTCGTGCAAATGAATCTAGAGCTTTAATGATCAAGACTAATATTAAGATATTAGAGCTTTATATTCAAGAAAGAGATGAAGTTGAAGAACAAATTCAAATTCTTATAGACAATCAACTTGATGATGATTCAAGTAATATTGAAAATCTTAAATCAATTCCTGGAGTATCTAATAAAACTGTTACAGCAATATTAGGAGAATGTGGAGACCTTAGAAGATTTGAATCAGCTAAAGCTTTCATAGGTTTTTTAGGTCTATATCCAACTTTATATCAATCAGGTAAATCTTTATCAACTGGAACTTTAGCTAAAAGAGGAATACCCATAGCTAAACATGCTCTTTATATGGCAGCAGTATCAGCTGTTAGACATAATAACGAACTTCATAAACTTTTTAGAGACAAAGTATCATCTGGTAAATCCAAAAAAGAAGCATTGATAATTATTGCTAAAAAATTAGCATCTATTATCTATTCTCTTTTTAAATATAACCAAGCATATAATCCATATAGAGTACTAATCCAACATAAAAAGTAA
- a CDS encoding sensor histidine kinase yields MIRILILNLFFFINLHAQNLKEQMLEKTFISFDGKNFIKFKQLDKKNYEQKYTNLVLKIEIDEKLLKNDVYYIKILSTKDSFKNSNYSYEFINKVPIIKLENIKNDLIINFDLENQHLFFDLELFNEFEYKNILNEEKLLFGITYGIILCAFLYNFVFFLYNKEKIFLYYSLLQVSLLFLLVLCSKNSYIINLLDNNGNNIDISLTLLLNLSILLSILFNMEFLNTKKYTPKIHTSLWLLIFLDLLDIFSLLITNKSFIIDYIPPYILIFLLLIFAFFVLKQGYKPALFYIIGWFSLFIFVFLSQSSFSDYNENYMLHIGIPLESLLFSFAIGFKMRQTELEKQQNETILINKSKLASMGEMIGNIAHQWRQPLTHLSYIIMNLKAAYENDKLDKKYLEKKTDEANKQIEFMSHTIDDFRNFFKISKQKEEFSLIECINESINLLNESFKSLDIKLNFNYTENFRIRTYKGEFAQVIFNLLNNAKDEFIKQEIKDAKIIINIIKKEENILIEIIDNAGGISEKIIKKIFEPYFTTKEKGLGIGLYMSKVIIEKNIGGKLEVENTINGAKFIIYLINSQI; encoded by the coding sequence ATGATAAGAATTCTTATTTTAAATCTCTTTTTTTTTATAAATTTACATGCACAGAATCTTAAAGAACAGATGTTAGAAAAAACTTTTATCTCATTTGATGGGAAAAATTTTATTAAATTTAAACAATTAGATAAAAAAAACTATGAACAAAAATATACTAACTTAGTATTAAAAATAGAAATTGATGAAAAACTTTTAAAAAATGATGTTTATTATATAAAGATATTAAGTACAAAAGATAGTTTTAAAAATAGTAATTACTCTTATGAATTTATAAACAAAGTACCTATTATTAAACTTGAAAATATAAAAAATGATTTAATAATAAATTTTGATTTAGAAAATCAACATCTTTTTTTTGATTTGGAGCTCTTTAATGAGTTTGAATATAAAAATATTTTAAATGAAGAAAAACTTTTATTTGGAATTACTTATGGGATAATATTATGTGCTTTTTTATATAACTTTGTCTTTTTTCTTTATAATAAAGAAAAGATTTTTCTTTATTATTCATTATTACAAGTATCTCTTTTATTTCTTTTAGTACTATGTTCAAAAAATTCTTACATTATTAATTTACTTGATAACAATGGAAATAATATAGATATTTCATTAACTCTTTTATTAAATTTATCAATATTATTATCAATTTTATTTAATATGGAATTTTTAAATACTAAAAAATATACACCAAAAATACATACTTCTTTATGGCTTTTAATTTTTTTAGATTTATTAGATATTTTTTCATTATTAATTACAAATAAATCATTTATTATTGATTATATTCCACCCTATATATTAATCTTTCTTTTGCTTATCTTTGCTTTTTTTGTTTTAAAGCAAGGCTATAAACCAGCATTATTTTATATTATTGGATGGTTTTCTCTATTTATTTTTGTATTTTTATCTCAAAGTAGTTTTTCTGATTATAATGAAAATTATATGTTGCATATTGGCATTCCTTTGGAGTCTTTACTATTTTCATTTGCAATTGGATTCAAAATGAGACAAACCGAATTAGAAAAACAGCAAAATGAAACTATTTTAATAAATAAAAGTAAATTAGCCTCAATGGGAGAAATGATTGGGAATATAGCCCATCAATGGAGACAACCTTTAACACATCTTTCATATATAATTATGAATTTAAAAGCTGCTTATGAAAATGATAAACTTGATAAAAAATATTTAGAAAAAAAAACCGATGAAGCTAATAAGCAGATAGAATTTATGTCTCATACAATAGATGATTTTAGAAACTTTTTTAAGATTTCTAAACAAAAAGAGGAATTTAGTTTAATAGAATGTATAAATGAAAGCATAAATCTTTTAAATGAAAGTTTTAAATCTTTAGATATAAAATTAAATTTTAATTACACTGAAAATTTTAGAATCAGAACTTATAAAGGTGAGTTCGCTCAAGTAATTTTTAATCTTTTAAATAACGCAAAAGATGAATTTATAAAACAAGAGATAAAAGATGCAAAAATTATAATAAATATAATTAAAAAAGAAGAAAATATACTTATAGAAATTATTGATAATGCAGGTGGAATAAGTGAAAAAATAATCAAAAAGATTTTTGAACCTTATTTTACAACAAAAGAAAAAGGCTTAGGTATTGGACTTTATATGAGCAAGGTTATAATTGAAAAAAATATTGGTGGTAAATTAGAAGTTGAAAATACAATAAATGGTGCAAAATTTATAATTTATTTAATAAATTCACAAATTTAA
- a CDS encoding response regulator, producing MNEFKSLKILYIDDENSIRENAVEYLEFYCNNVYEADNGISGFEAYERFQPDIIISDIKMPKLNGIEMVKKIRQKDKKTKIILATAFLETSYLLDAIELGLIKYLLKPITADKLLPVLKSCIEDIIEDKSIFYLNEEFTFDTLNKTLFLKEEQIILTKKELLFLELLIKNSKRAVKYCEFNNYVWHGDMTEDSMRSIVKDIRKKTFKNIVKNISGIGYQINV from the coding sequence ATGAATGAGTTTAAAAGTTTAAAGATTTTATATATTGATGATGAAAATTCTATAAGAGAAAATGCTGTTGAATATCTTGAGTTTTATTGTAATAATGTTTATGAAGCAGATAATGGAATAAGTGGCTTTGAAGCTTATGAAAGATTTCAACCTGATATTATAATCAGTGATATAAAAATGCCTAAGCTAAATGGTATTGAAATGGTTAAAAAAATTAGACAAAAAGATAAAAAAACTAAAATTATTCTCGCTACTGCATTTTTAGAAACATCTTATTTATTGGATGCAATAGAATTAGGTCTTATAAAATATTTATTAAAACCAATTACAGCTGATAAACTTTTACCTGTTCTTAAATCTTGTATTGAAGATATTATTGAAGATAAAAGTATATTTTATTTAAATGAGGAGTTCACTTTTGATACTTTAAATAAAACTCTATTTTTAAAAGAGGAACAAATAATTTTAACAAAAAAAGAATTACTATTTTTAGAACTTTTGATTAAAAATAGTAAGAGAGCCGTTAAGTATTGTGAATTTAATAACTACGTATGGCATGGAGATATGACAGAAGATTCGATGCGTTCTATTGTAAAAGATATTAGAAAAAAAACGTTTAAAAATATAGTTAAAAATATTTCTGGAATTGGTTATCAAATAAATGTTTAA